The DNA window ACTGCTACATGGATGATGACAGTACATGGAGGTGGCTACTCTGGCATTAGTCAGTGATGGTCGTTTGTTTTGAACCCTGGTGTCATAAACCAAGGGTGGATCTCACTGCCTGACGACGTGTTCCACCGCCGTGATGTTTGAAGCACAAATGCAAACAGTAAAATGATACGAGGAGGCCATAAAGGAGCCAAAAACTTCTGTAGTCTCATTTAGCCACTTGTTAGCAAACGCCCTCTGCATGTAACAGCTTCAAAATTCACTTTCAGGTTTGATGTTGTTGAACAAAACGTGAAAATGTCTGAAACTGAACTTAAACACAGACCCTGCTTCAAGGGTCCGACCAAAAACCGACACAAAGGGGGCTGACAATACAAAATCGACATACAGAGAACCTGCTTCAGTCAGACTCTGTTTGTAAAGATGCAGTTAATGATTTTAATAATGGTTAAAAGAACTTTTGCTTATACAACGTTTGGAAGccttaaataaaaatcattttggaCAATTATGGAAAATCTCAACAGGAATCCACTGAACCACTTATTATCCGGTTTAAGGGTCCTTGCCTTCCTGCCcattacacatttttccttcaaGTCCCAGAAAGTTGACTCTGTTTATCTGGACGCAGCGTTTTCAGTGGAAGAAACGTTTCATCCAAGTGACTTCTTCAGGCTCAGCTGGTTTTCCTGTGCAGTTCAGCCGCATAACGACCGAAACGAGCGCCATTGCTCAACTACTGAGCCACGAGCTCAGCTTCCTGACTGTTAATATTGCTGAGCATTAATCACTGGACATGAGTACCATTCACAGAGTGTTGGGAAATGGCTGCAATCACAGCATTGTAAGATGTGCCCCCCCCCTTCATAAATGGCCTCTCTGGCTCCTCGCTCAAACCAAACCACCGTTCCTCCCAGTCCAGGATGTGCACATCCTCATCATTCAAAGAGCACCCACTGGTCTTTTCattcaaggcaaaaaaaaataaaaaatctctaAAATTACATGAGGTAATTGCACTGAGTCACTTTGCAATAATTTGGcttaaacagaataaataaaacttgctgtaaaaaacagtaaaaatgtagggatACATCCTCATATCAGGGATCTTGGCTGATGATTGGCTGTTGTGACATTTGCACTTGCTGAAAGTCACAgaggtgcagtggttagcactgttgcctcacaccaAGAAAGTTTGGGTTAGAATCCACCTCGGCCCGGGCCTttatgtgtggagtttgcatgttctccccgtgtttgcgtgggttttctccggtttcctctcacagtccaaagccatgcagttactggggttaggttaactggtgataaactgcccataggtgtgaacagTTGTCTGTTCATGAATGAAAACCCACCGGAAACATTTCTGGGACTGGCATGGGAATTGCTCAAATGGTTTCTTTAGCATTAGTATTATTTTCCCAGTTGGTGCATcacttgaaaatgaaataagagGAAAACAATGTTTAAAAACTGGACTGTCACCACATTTACACGCTGAGCTTCTCGTCTGtaagttattattttatttttcccataTAACCCCTTTGCTGTATTAAATACAACTttttacatgtattttttttttttttttttttacctttgttgtattttagCTGGTAACCCATTTAACTCTTTAAGTTGATTTATTGTTTCTACTTGATTAGACTCCATTCCTTTGATGACCCGTTTCTATGTAGTTTtgtgctgtatttattttatggaGCTGCTCTGCATTATTCCAGCTGTTTTGCTGTAAGGTGTGTTAAttgttttggctgctgtaacaGAAATTTCCCAACTTTTGGAATAAATAAACGATATCCTATCTTATTCTATCACTGCACGTGCACAAGCAAGTTGAAACAAACGGGACATTTTTCAGTCTTCATTTCCTGGTCCGAGCAGTAACGGGCTCATCTTTACGGGTCTGAGAGTAACCGTCAGTATGAAGGTCTAAACTGTGCTTGAAACTAAAGGTTGCGCCTCCGCGGGGCTCCTGCGTCCCTGCATATGCTCTTAGAAACTCTGCTACCTTTCATGAATGAAAACTCACCGGTAACATTCCTGCCGCTCGCTCCGCTGCTGCTTCCGTCCCGTTAGAAAAACAACTTTCTCCTCCTTATTTTCCTCTGCGGGTGCTCTTTCTGCCCTTTACCTCTGCGTCGAGGCACTTTTCCATAAATACAAACcctcttccttttcctttttttgtctctctctgccagAGATCCAGATGCTTGGGAAACCTAAAACTCCAGCTTCTCATTACTTTCCTCTTCAGTCCCTCCCTCTTCcttcctccccccccccccccccccccccccccccccccccccctctctctctccctctctctctctctctctctaaggaGGAAATGCAGCTGGATGTTTTTATAAACTGGAATCACCCTTCAAATCTCACTAATTGCATCCTTTGATCAGCTGTGGGCGGTCGTCCGGTTTGGTCTGCAGGGTGAAGTGGGTCACCGTCCTGATCATCCCTCCCATCTGACCCctgctctcttcctcctcctcctcctctagtAGTTCTGTAGTAATAATCGGTGGCTGAACGATCGCCAGTTTAATGCTCGATATAATTTTCTGGGACGTGTTAATCGTGATTTTTGAGCTGGAGCGCCCTCTTTCGGCCAAGTGAGCAACAACAACAGTTTCACTCTACAAACAGAGCGTGTTTTTCATGCAAAGTCGCCTTATTATACTCTATGTGTGGAGGTATGTtcatatatatttattcatatttaatgtttccacaaaatatacagtactgAAGGAAGTATTCTGGTACTAGCATAAAAATACTCACGCCACACTGTAAAGTACTCCGTTATTGTGACGCACAGGAAATGCTTTGCTGTTATATTTGCTTTAGCTGAcgtttaaatattttataatcattgaaaataaaaattagttgAACTTAAAATACTTCTAAACGCCAGTGTCACCATTATAGACGTCATGGTCATGCTTGTTGGGGGAATTATTACCTTAAAATAACTTCAATCTCAGCAATCACCAGAACttcactgcatttaaaaaagaattccCAGTCAAATCTGATCTAAGAAATTTTTCAGTATTCTAAATGTTTCTGCCCCAAAATAAACCTCACCTCTCTTTCTTATAATGGctttgcttcatttgtcattaaAAAAGATTCACTTCTTCATCGTTTCCCCACAAACTGTCAATTAAGTGCAGAGGAGTAACGAATGTTTCCCAGTAAACttcagtggagaaaaaaaactttaaagctgCCTGAAATGGAAATATAGAAGTAAATCTGTGGATGTAAAGTTAGCACAGAAAGTGAGGAAATATGTATTtggttatttctttgttataaTAATGTTTCTTGGCAGTGAATCTCATGCTGCTGGAAagccagtttatttattttaacagcaCCACATTTGTAGGGAACATGCATCTGTgggctgagcagcagagttgagagtgtgtgtgtgtgtgtgtgggggggggggggggggggggcgttcCCATGAAAAATTTGCCAAATCTTCCTTTTTTCTGCTAAGTTTTATATACTACAACATGCAGTGTATTTTTCCATtagcctcctgagacctgagctcctgtttgcgatgcatttttaatttctcctacatatttgtgattagatggacctgaaatgtatataaactaagcttcctctttgaacaggaacttgtattttgttacatggttgttacatactttcgtgaaaaaaaaaaatgttctgagATCTGGAcagtgggattattttatagcataacacaacaaaaacaacatgacttaacaaaggataaaacactattgagcagaatgaagtataaggtgcagcaaagccaaaatgtaatgtccccatatgaggacgcagggtctcaggaggaagTGCAGAAATCTGTCAGAAAACTAAAACTTAAGTTAATCTGATTTTCACACATTCAAAGAACTTTTGTCTCcgtttgtttttccattcttGAGGctgataaataaattattttcttatCTTCATAGACTCAAAACACGGCTGCATCCTGTTGTTTAGACATTGTGAAAAgggttgtgttgtttttctaaTCATGGAAAGGATCCTGTGATCATCCCCTACCACCATCTTCTGTGGACATCCAGGCACTTTTaatttgtaatatatatatatttatatatatatatattttttaattactgaATGTAGCAGCCTGCTGATTtggtcactgctgctgctgcagcctaaGGACGGCCTGTTTCACGTTTCTTTGAGCCCATCTCACCGGGTCAGCATCCAAGTATGATACACAACACTTGGAATAAAAGTCAGACTGTTTATTTGATGAAATAAAGGAAGAAATAATGTGAATAGCACACAGCTGTCCATTACATACCTCTAGAATCAATTTTTCTGTTATCTTCGGAAAATTTCGGAAAGAAATTTGTGTCCATAAGAAAGAGTGCCAATTCCTGCGTCTGAATGTGAAAGTTGAGACTCTTGACTTTAAGCCCAAACTCATTAAACAAGCCTAacctaaaaaatattttggtaaaCAGCTTAAAAAATAATGCGTCAGTAAATACACGGGACCAACATGATACTTTTCCATAACAGCAGAACTGTAATTTTTTCCGTGTTTATTTTCCCGGCGCCTGTAAAATCAAatgggaagaaggcaaaaaGACGAAATGGGACACAGAGGACTCACCCAGGGTTTATGTAGCTTACACTGAGCTTAGAGATGCTCAGCTGTCATAAATTCAGCAGATTACGGCAGAGCTGTCCTCTGCTGCCGAGGatggtttgtgtgtatttttatgtcCTCAGTGAGGTGTGACACTCGCTCTAAAGTCATGATGGTTTGTTGAGATGTTGCTCTGACACGCTGCAGGCTTTTATCAGGTAAAACCTGTTATTACTGCGATCAATCACgcgaacaaaaacaaactcgcCTGATTCACAAAGTGCAGctcgttttcttttttttaacctcagtgGAAATTAATTATGAGGTGCAGGATGTGGGAGGACATTACCACCACCTGCTGACcacactgaggctgaacttcaCCCCACATTAATATCAGGTTTATGCTTCGATCTGGCTTTTAAATTCATTAAGCTGAACTTAATGCattaatatctaatcagccaatcacatggcagcaactcagtgcatttaggcatgtagacatggtcaggatgatctgctgaagttaaaactgagcagcagaatgaaggaaaaaggtgatttaaatgactggCTGTTGGTGTCACACTGGCTGGTGTATTTCTGaaactgatctgctgggatttttctCCACAAGGGTTCAGAGAAAATGATCGTaacagagaaaacatccagtgagcagcagctctctgcgagaaaatgccttgttgatggcagaggtcagaggagaacgaCCCGACTGCTTCAAGCTCAAAGGAAGAcgacaataactcaaataaccacctGGTACATCAAACGtatgcagaacagcatctcTGAACTTGTGGTttatcaaaccttgaagcagaaatcagcagcagaccacactgggtgccactcctgccagctaacaggaaactgaggctacatttCACACAGTGGACGATCAGAAAAACATTGCCCGGTCTTATGAGTCcgaatttctgctgcagcatttggaaGTTGGCACAAACCTGAGAACATGGATCCTGCCTTGAATCAACAGTTGAGGGtactgctggtggtgtaatggcaCCCTTTGgcccccttagtaccaactgagcatcatttaaaccccacagcctgcctgagtatcaaccacgtccatccctttatgaccacagtgtacccatctactgatggctgcttccagcaggacgaCACACTAgatcacaaaactcaaatctcAAACtggacaatgagttcactgaacTCAAACAGCctccagtcaccagatctcagtctcatagagcacctttggagcATGAAGagttaaagcagttctgaaggtaaaaggcTGATCCAACCAGCTACTAGTAAGGTGTAcccaataaagtggccagtgaatgtGTATATAGTCAGGTCCCTTTATGACTGGTGGATGTGCAtccatcagctgctgctctttAGTTCAAGGTCAGTTCCTGTGCATGTTTTCTGGAGGTCAGTCAATAAAACCAATCAGCTTTCAGCGATGCTCCACGTGATGCTGCGATTCCACTCAGACGAGCATCAGCACAGCCAGAGGCAGTTCACTGAAATCAGGCGTGTGCAACAGTCCAATCACTGAAGTGCTGCAGAGGAACGCCGGCAAAATTATTAATACCTCTGAAAAAACACAGGATTTTTtctgcatatatatttttaagggGCTTAATTTAATCAAGCTTAAATATATTTGGGCTAAAAATAGTGTCTGAAATGAGCAGGcgcacagaccccccccccacacacacacacgtcctgTGGACTAACTGGAGTTGCCTCTGTGTGGCTCACAATCTGAAATATTTGgcaaatttgtcattttatgcCAAAGAAAAGTAAAACTTGCTTTTAACAACTATTTTTATAACTCACAATAACAGACACCACtcaaactgtcttttttttttttttgcattaaaaacatacaaaaccaACGGTTACGATTACTAAACACTTTAATTTTCCAAGACTaatagacccccccccctccattaGACAGACATTtcacaaagaaacaataaataaataacaggtacaaacagatacaggaaggaaaaaaattctCTAAGAAAATAACGTCACAAAGACCAGGAACATCTTACAAACACTGACCGAAAAACTAAGTGGAGCCACAGACTGATGAGAACTATGGCCACTGAGGGTGCGGCGGCAGCCATTGTGGCTCTACAGTGCTGTTATTACATGGTTGTTGCAAGAGGAACACACAAAGTATCTGAGAGATTATCCTATTGATCGGAGATTCTAAGAACATTGTTGCTACCTTACTTCCTAATGTGTCACAGTGAACATCACTGCGTCTGAATGGACTCAGCAGTGGACCGTCTTCATGCAGATTATCCACGCTTTAGAGTCAGCGGGAGGATTAATACCCCACACTGTTCACTGGCTCTCAATGATGAAGTACAGAAGTGAGGATGATTGGATGCTTATCAGTTACCAGGATAATCTACCAAAGCCTTTGTGTTCCTTTATTAATACATTCACCAACTGCTCTTCGACATGCTAGTCCACTTCCATGGAGGTCAGCGCCAAATATTTATAGCCAACATGAGTTTGTTCTAAAGAAGCTCACGACTGATCTGGGACACACACGAGGAAAGTGGATCATCCCACAGCTGCGTCACACTGAGAACACGTTCCTTCATGTCTCATCTTAAATATTGTGTCTTAaatattgtgtgttttctggcTGAATTCTTTTATCATTCTGGCTGCAGGACATTGATTTGATCAGTGAGGACAGACTCAAATAAATCACTCAGTCACTGTGTGGATTGATGTGCAATTAACCAGCAAGCCTCTATTTATTCAGCATTCAGCTTAGAGCAAATATCAAGCTGCAGACTGCAGACAACAGTCAAACATACTGCCATCTGCATTATTCATCACAtcctattatttattttttattttttacattacaGACAAGCTTTCAAATCTGTGTTTAagtgtttgtgggtttttgcTACATGTTCGGGTGAGGTTACAAACCAaggaacagaaataaaaactgaaaacctCCACTTTCTTTTTGCAAAGGTTCCTACTGTACGCAGCAGCTTTGCCCGTTGGCATCTTTGGAGCGCAGACACAGTTTGGGCTTGTAGTTCTCCAGGTAGTGCAGCTGCTTGGCGTTCAAAGCTCCGCGGCGCTTCCTGACAAAATGAAGGAGACGTGAGGCTCAGTTTCCGGGAACAGGATGCAAGAACAGATGGAGTGGCCCTATCAAAGCGTAGTACTCACTGTCTTATTAAGTGCACCGCATCTTCATACTCCATCCCACATTCAATCAGAGCCAGGGCCACCAACACGGGAGCTCTGAGGACAAACAGCAAGAAGCCTTATTGTACCTGACAGCTCTGCACTATGTGACTGTACAAAGAAATCCTCGTTATCAAGTTAAGACCATTCTGAGGGTCCCAAAAGAATTCCCCATATTTATACTAGTGCAATAACTACAGTAAACTTAGAAGAAAATAATACTATCAGTCAAACATGCTCTTACTCCCTAACAAAGGTAAACAgttaaaaagaaatcagttGGCTAAACCAGCATGAATGATTGTCACTGATACATGCAGAACTCTGCTGAAGCagaacactaaactgcagcgcCTCAATCGTACCAGCAACAGGGCGCACTCCCACAGAGGCGCTAGTATTAGCTAAAATCCTCGGAAAGCAGctcagagaagcagcagcagcaagaacaGATGACAAAATGGTAATAAAACAGTCTCCAGAGCTCCACTCTGCACCTGTGACTGACTCAACACGTTTGTGGTGGGAAGTAAAAGAAGCTGCCACAGCGACAGGAAAGTGAAGGCTTGCTCACGGGGGGTCGTTTTGGCTgttgggtttttctctgtaattattgcagggtctttatcttacaatataaagcacattgaggTGACTGATTACTGTGCGGCTGCAGTGTAGTTAGAGGAAGAGAAGACAGCTGTTTACACTGATGCAGGAACCATTactagtggtgtgcgatactgcaagatttggcGTCGAtccgataccaagtaaatacagggccagtatcgccgatactgataccgatacttcttaataattatgaagaattttcatgaagtgtttggtgattttttttcctttggatcattaattagttaaaacccaggacaGAATTGGGCAAACTtcagtttttgttctgaaacattttcCCCATATATTGTGATTCTggatacaaaaatgtaataaaaatatcccttctttcactaattttctggattttttctaaaataaacaagctgtacaaaattatcacaCCACAacgttataaaacatttaaagcaaagcaacccccccccccccaagtaaGATATGTTACATGCCACGTGACGGTATAACTTCAAAACACtgcagggaggggaggagcaaagtgtgcctgctctgtgctgtgagcgACACTTaactcgcatctttgatgaaactgcagcgctgcatacaggagagaaactaaaactaaagtattgatctcattacactggtattgatcagTATCGATACCAACGTTGCTATCTGTGCTGGTTTCTGCCTTGTTAAGCAGAAACCAGCACAGAGGCTGGTTTCTGCTTAACAAGGCTTCCAggaaaacagctaaaaacacccACCGCACACTGTGTGGCATGCATCAAATTACTGCGTaataaacatcaaaataaaatcacgTGTCGGCTTCATACTGACCGTCCCAGTCCTGCGACACAGTGCACAGCCACGCAGGAGCCGGGCTCGTCTCGAAACTTCGTCTGCAGAAGGCTCAGCCAATCGTCGACCACCTGGTCTGGTGGGGCGGAGCCATCATCAAACGGCCAATCCTGAAAGGAACAAATCCAAGTAcgtaaagcaaaactaaacaaagctgACAACTTCTGGGTTTGAAAACACAAAAGTAGAAGAACCTTAAACCTGGACTCTTCATCATGGCCAGAAGGGGGCGACACATGTGGTTTTACTGAGACCTCAGTAAAAACTTAAGGCCGCAAGTTTTATATCATTCTGAGCAGAACATCAGCCCAATTTAGTAAACTGGTAATTTTTTATAGCCGATGAGTGTACACGGTGTTGGGTCACCACTTGCTTGTCACATCCAGCGGCTACGTCCAGCTTTAATACCATTCACGGTTTGCATGTCTGCCCTGGTTGTTTGGGGTCCTTCAGGATATCTTTGAATACTGGTCTAGTTCTGTTGGCCAGGTTTCACTGGAAAACATCACATTGTAGTGATGAGGAGCGGGAAActacaataaaatcaaagactataatattaaaaaaaataaaccagcaCCTTTCCATCACTCTCGCCACACCAATATCTACTCGCCAATACCAGTGAAAAATGGTGAAAAGCTGCAGGCAAATCGATCAACAAATTCATAGAAAACATTTTCACGATTAAAAACATCTACTGGGATGTGCTCGGACCCAACCACAATCTGAACTGGATACGTGGAAGAAAATGATGGACGGAAAATATCACAGCAGCTCATTTAATGGTTAACGTGCTTCATAACTCAAACCACTCATTATCTTCCAGCTCATTCATCCTTTGACTGTCCTGTAGATCGAGTTCTTGCTCCTCACTTTGTGAACACGGCTCACTGTAACGTGATCGACTAACACGATGGTGCCGCTCAATTGTTTGATttgggttttgtgtttttcttagaCTTTTGTTCTGTAAGCTAGCGTAATCCTTCGATGACTGCAGCTGAAACTCAAACTGTGAGCCTCTCTTCACAGATTGTCCTCGTCAATATTTACAGCTGCTACGTGTTGTGTATTATACATCACTTACCAGAACGTGTATGCCTTCTTGTTCCACCGGCGTCTTATCATACGTAGCAGTGCACACTCTCACTAGGGTGTTTACTCCGAATGCTTTCAGATCCTACACATCAAAtcacacattttaacacaacaCACTTTTTCTATGTCTTCTAAAAACGAAAACACTGAGATTTTAAACGTGTGTTACCTCTATAAACCTTCCCAGTTGTGCATTGGTGGGATTGTGCGTGATGAGGAACCTCAGACAGTCATAGGAGATCTCCACTGGAGCCGGCCGGTTCATTTTTATACCCAGAGAAGCTTTTTAATAAGAAATAAAGGTCTGAAAATCACTGTGCTTCAACGAGTGGAGTAACAGAGTCTTTGAGGAAAACCCTTctgactattaaaaaaaaaaaaaatcccccagacttaaagaaaaaaaatgtttgttgttAATTTTACTAACTTGTCAAtaattttggggggaaaaatctgacaaaaatacaaaatatttggtcaataaatatgaagaaaaaatgcCTtggcaacaaaggaaaaaataaagttggcttggctAATGGCGAGAGTTAAACTCGAGCAGACTGAAGAGACAAAGTCTTGACTCAAGACTGAAAAAGgtctctccttccttcctttcaatTCGATCAGCCCATCCAGAGAAGACTTGTACAAAtcagagcagaagaagaggaggaggaggaggagaggaaaagccggaaagaagaagagcaga is part of the Archocentrus centrarchus isolate MPI-CPG fArcCen1 chromosome 22, fArcCen1, whole genome shotgun sequence genome and encodes:
- the LOC115772644 gene encoding protein tyrosine phosphatase type IVA 2-like, producing the protein MNRPAPVEISYDCLRFLITHNPTNAQLGRFIEDLKAFGVNTLVRVCTATYDKTPVEQEGIHVLDWPFDDGSAPPDQVVDDWLSLLQTKFRDEPGSCVAVHCVAGLGRAPVLVALALIECGMEYEDAVHLIRQKRRGALNAKQLHYLENYKPKLCLRSKDANGQSCCVQ